In a genomic window of Pseudomonas oryzihabitans:
- the pepP gene encoding Xaa-Pro aminopeptidase — protein MPRIHKAEFARRRRALMAEIGSGGIALLPAAPVCLRNRDIEQPYRQDSDFQYLTGFPEPEALAVLIPGRAHGEYLLFCRERDAELERWEGRRAGQEGALADYGADDAFPIGDLDDILPGLLEGRERVYYAMGAHPEFERQLLNWIELIRAKADQGASPPRELLALDTLLHDSRLYKSAAEVRLLKAAAELTCAAHLRAMQACRPGLREYHLEAELDYCFRQGGARLAAYGSIVASGANACIMHYQANDAPLRDGDLVLIDAGCELECYASDVTRTFPVNGRFSPEQRQLYDIVLAANQAAIACVAPGRHWNEPHEATVRVITEGLLALGLLDGELDELIEAGACRDFYMHRAGHWLGLDVHDVGEYRIGEQWRMLEPGMVLTVEPGLYIPPDAEVPRKWRGLGIRIEDEVLVTRQGCEVLTAGLPKAAAEIEDLMAAARDRRENAHATS, from the coding sequence ATGCCGCGGATCCACAAGGCTGAATTCGCCCGGCGCCGGCGTGCGCTGATGGCCGAGATCGGCAGTGGCGGCATCGCCTTGCTGCCGGCCGCGCCGGTGTGCCTGCGCAACCGCGACATCGAGCAGCCCTACCGTCAGGACAGTGATTTCCAGTACCTCACCGGCTTTCCCGAACCCGAAGCCCTGGCCGTGCTGATTCCCGGCCGCGCCCATGGCGAATACCTGCTGTTCTGCCGCGAGCGGGACGCCGAGCTGGAGCGCTGGGAGGGCCGGCGCGCGGGTCAGGAAGGAGCGCTGGCCGACTATGGTGCGGACGATGCCTTTCCCATCGGCGATCTGGACGACATCCTGCCGGGCCTGCTGGAAGGCCGCGAGCGGGTCTACTACGCCATGGGCGCCCACCCGGAATTCGAGCGGCAACTGCTCAACTGGATCGAACTAATTCGCGCCAAGGCCGACCAGGGTGCCTCGCCGCCGCGGGAACTCCTGGCGCTGGATACTCTGTTGCACGACAGCCGGCTGTACAAGTCGGCCGCCGAGGTGCGGCTGCTCAAGGCCGCCGCCGAGCTGACCTGCGCCGCCCACCTGCGGGCCATGCAGGCCTGCCGACCGGGCCTGCGCGAGTATCACCTGGAGGCGGAGTTGGACTACTGCTTCCGCCAGGGTGGGGCGCGCCTGGCCGCCTACGGCTCCATCGTCGCGTCTGGCGCCAATGCCTGCATCATGCACTACCAGGCCAACGATGCGCCCCTGCGCGATGGCGACCTGGTACTGATCGATGCCGGCTGCGAGCTGGAGTGCTATGCCAGCGACGTGACCCGTACCTTTCCGGTCAATGGCCGCTTCTCGCCCGAGCAGCGGCAGCTTTACGACATCGTGCTGGCCGCCAACCAGGCCGCCATCGCCTGCGTGGCGCCGGGACGGCACTGGAACGAACCCCACGAGGCCACGGTCAGGGTGATCACCGAGGGACTGTTGGCCCTGGGCCTGCTCGACGGCGAACTGGACGAACTGATCGAAGCGGGCGCCTGTCGCGACTTCTATATGCATCGCGCCGGCCACTGGCTGGGGCTGGATGTCCATGACGTCGGCGAGTACCGCATCGGCGAACAGTGGCGGATGCTGGAGCCGGGCATGGTGCTGACCGTGGAGCCCGGTCTCTATATCCCGCCGGATGCCGAGGTGCCGCGCAAGTGGCGTGGCCTGGGTATCCGTATCGAGGACGAGGTGCTGGTGACGCGCCAGGGTTGCGAGGTGCTGACCGCCGGTCTGCCCAAGGCGGCCGCGGAGATCGAGGATTTGATGGCGGCCGCGCGCGACCGCCGGGAGAACGCTCATGCAACGTCCTGA
- a CDS encoding EVE domain-containing protein — protein MAFWLLKSEPDEFSLNDLQRLGEGRWDGVRNYQARNFLRAMAPDDLFFFHHSSCAEPGIAGIGRVLGEAFADPTALDPQSPYHAPKATAENNPWTARQVAFVEAFPRVLTLPRLRELPALADFALLRKGNRLSVMPVSPAEWAAIVAAGRG, from the coding sequence GTGGCCTTCTGGCTGTTGAAATCCGAGCCCGATGAGTTTTCGCTAAACGACCTGCAACGCCTGGGCGAGGGCCGCTGGGATGGCGTGCGCAACTACCAGGCACGCAACTTCCTGCGTGCCATGGCGCCCGACGACCTGTTCTTCTTCCATCATTCGAGCTGCGCCGAACCCGGTATCGCTGGCATCGGCCGGGTCCTCGGCGAGGCCTTCGCCGACCCCACCGCACTGGATCCGCAGAGCCCCTACCACGCCCCCAAGGCTACGGCGGAGAACAACCCCTGGACGGCGCGCCAGGTCGCCTTCGTCGAGGCCTTTCCACGGGTGCTGACCCTGCCGCGCCTGCGCGAGCTGCCGGCACTCGCCGACTTCGCCCTGCTGCGCAAGGGCAATCGGCTGTCGGTAATGCCGGTCAGCCCAGCCGAATGGGCGGCCATTGTCGCCGCGGGCCGCGGCTGA
- a CDS encoding OmpP1/FadL family transporter, with product MKWGRRFCGLLLTIGTGQALATNGYFTHGNGIKAQGQAGVAIAQPQDALAGANNPAGIAWIGDRLDLGATLFAPDRQSEISGNAAGADGHYNGNAKNVFLLPEFGVSKQLSDRLGVGLAVYGNGGMNTDYRKNPYGAFGSSGSAGVDLAQVFITPSIAYRFTERQSVGIGLNLVYQRFAAKGLSAFRAPGFSSDSDNLTDRGHDTSTGVGFRLGWQGEVFDGLTLGLTWSSKIEARKFDRYAGLFADGGSFDIPENYGIGLSYRATPRLTLGADVQEIKYGSVRSIANTFSLQSVFAGNALGSAQGPGFGWRDVTVYKFAASYALTPALTLRAGYSHADQPVARSQTFLNILAPGVIQDHASLGLTWATSAKSELSLAYTHGFEKKVDGKGSIPAAFGGGEADLKMKQDIVGLAYGWKF from the coding sequence ATGAAATGGGGAAGACGATTCTGCGGCCTGTTGCTCACCATAGGCACAGGCCAGGCGCTGGCCACCAATGGCTATTTCACCCACGGTAACGGCATCAAGGCGCAAGGACAGGCAGGCGTAGCCATCGCCCAACCCCAGGATGCCCTGGCGGGGGCTAACAATCCGGCCGGTATCGCCTGGATCGGAGATCGCCTGGACCTAGGGGCCACTCTGTTCGCCCCGGACCGGCAGTCCGAGATCAGTGGCAACGCGGCTGGCGCCGACGGCCACTACAACGGCAACGCGAAGAACGTCTTCCTGCTTCCGGAATTCGGCGTAAGCAAGCAGCTGTCCGACCGCCTCGGGGTGGGCCTGGCGGTTTACGGCAATGGCGGCATGAACACCGATTACCGGAAGAATCCCTACGGCGCCTTCGGTAGCAGCGGCAGCGCTGGCGTGGACCTCGCCCAGGTATTCATCACCCCGTCGATTGCCTACCGTTTCACCGAACGGCAATCGGTCGGCATCGGCCTCAACCTGGTGTACCAGCGCTTCGCGGCCAAGGGACTGAGTGCCTTCCGCGCCCCAGGATTCTCTTCCGATAGTGATAACCTGACCGACCGCGGCCACGACACCTCCACCGGTGTCGGTTTTCGCCTGGGCTGGCAGGGCGAAGTGTTCGACGGCCTGACCCTAGGGCTGACCTGGTCGTCCAAGATCGAGGCCCGCAAATTCGACCGCTACGCCGGACTCTTCGCCGACGGCGGCAGCTTCGACATTCCGGAGAACTACGGCATCGGCCTGTCCTACCGGGCGACGCCCCGCCTGACACTCGGCGCCGATGTCCAGGAGATCAAGTACGGCAGCGTCCGCTCGATCGCCAACACCTTCTCCCTGCAATCGGTGTTCGCGGGCAACGCCCTCGGCTCAGCGCAAGGACCGGGGTTCGGCTGGCGCGACGTCACCGTCTACAAGTTCGCCGCGAGCTATGCCCTGACGCCGGCACTCACCCTACGCGCGGGCTACAGCCATGCGGACCAACCCGTCGCCCGCAGTCAGACCTTCCTGAACATCCTCGCCCCCGGCGTCATCCAGGATCACGCGAGCCTGGGACTGACCTGGGCCACCAGCGCGAAGAGCGAACTCAGCCTCGCCTATACCCACGGCTTCGAGAAGAAGGTCGACGGTAAAGGCTCGATTCCAGCCGCCTTCGGCGGCGGTGAGGCTGATCTGAAGATGAAGCAGGACATCGTCGGACTGGCCTACGGCTGGAAATTCTGA
- a CDS encoding YeeE/YedE family protein encodes MTTLLAFACGLVFGFGLLLSGMSQPSQVLSFLDVTGNWSPQLALVMLGALGVAVPAYWLARRRGRTLLGEPLRLPTTQRIDRRLLLGAALFGIGWGLAGICPGPAVVLLGSASPQGALFLLALLAGRWAFEQWARRCSAAD; translated from the coding sequence ATGACCACCCTTCTCGCCTTCGCCTGCGGGCTGGTCTTCGGTTTCGGCCTGTTGCTGTCGGGCATGAGCCAGCCCAGTCAGGTGCTTAGCTTCCTCGACGTCACCGGCAACTGGTCACCCCAACTGGCGCTGGTGATGCTCGGTGCCCTGGGCGTGGCGGTACCCGCCTACTGGCTGGCGCGTCGGCGCGGGCGCACGCTGCTGGGAGAGCCCTTGCGGTTGCCGACGACTCAGCGCATCGATCGTCGCCTGCTGCTGGGCGCCGCCCTTTTCGGGATCGGCTGGGGCCTGGCGGGCATCTGCCCGGGGCCGGCAGTGGTGCTGTTGGGCAGCGCTTCGCCTCAGGGCGCGTTGTTCCTGCTGGCCCTATTGGCTGGCAGATGGGCCTTCGAGCAGTGGGCTAGGCGGTGCTCGGCTGCCGACTAG
- the cysQ gene encoding 3'(2'),5'-bisphosphate nucleotidase CysQ: MMAPVSITAPLVLNVIDLVRQAGAATLPFWRQNVAVRQKSDDSPVTAADLAAHRVLAEGLARLTPEVPVLSEEACDIPFAARSAWDVWWVVDPLDGTKEFIDGSEEFTVNVALVERGQVIFGVVGIPTRDVCFSGGRELGAFRIQGEDGIEIGVRSHPEEAFTVVASRRHSSPTQQRLLDELGNTVGEPKLVSVGSSLKFCLLAEGKADFYPRLAPTSQWDTAAAQGVLEGAGGEVLTLDGQPLTYEMRESFLNPHFLALPRGVEWRETVLELARQT, translated from the coding sequence ATGATGGCTCCCGTTTCCATCACCGCGCCCCTGGTGCTCAATGTCATCGATCTGGTGCGCCAGGCCGGCGCGGCCACCCTGCCCTTCTGGCGGCAGAACGTGGCGGTGCGGCAGAAGAGCGACGACTCGCCGGTGACCGCCGCCGACCTCGCGGCCCACCGGGTACTGGCCGAGGGCCTGGCGCGTTTGACGCCGGAGGTGCCGGTGCTGTCGGAAGAGGCCTGTGACATTCCCTTCGCGGCGCGCAGCGCCTGGGACGTCTGGTGGGTGGTCGATCCCCTGGACGGCACCAAGGAATTCATCGACGGCAGCGAAGAATTCACCGTCAACGTGGCCCTGGTCGAGCGTGGCCAGGTGATCTTCGGCGTGGTCGGCATCCCGACCCGCGATGTCTGCTTCAGCGGCGGGCGCGAACTGGGCGCCTTCCGCATCCAAGGCGAGGACGGCATCGAAATCGGCGTGCGCAGCCACCCGGAAGAGGCCTTCACCGTGGTCGCCAGTCGTCGTCACAGCAGTCCGACCCAGCAACGCCTGCTCGACGAACTGGGCAACACGGTGGGCGAACCCAAGCTGGTTAGCGTCGGCAGCTCGCTCAAGTTCTGCCTGCTGGCCGAGGGTAAGGCCGACTTCTATCCGCGCCTGGCCCCCACTTCCCAATGGGACACCGCCGCCGCCCAGGGCGTGCTGGAAGGCGCTGGCGGCGAGGTGCTGACCCTGGACGGCCAGCCCCTCACCTACGAGATGCGCGAATCCTTCCTCAACCCGCACTTCCTCGCCCTGCCCCGCGGCGTGGAATGGCGGGAGACGGTACTGGAGCTCGCCCGCCAGACCTGA
- a CDS encoding flagellar basal body-associated protein FliL, with protein MKAVAAILLSFCLALNVWASEEKKEGEAPKTEFYNLTPALVGNYGSGPKLKYYKADIALMMTGKEAKEKVEFHEPLIRNQLVMLFAQQTDESMAGVEAREKLRQEALKQVQQVLTQEEGKPLVEDLLFNNLIVQP; from the coding sequence GTGAAAGCTGTCGCCGCCATTTTGTTGTCCTTCTGCCTGGCCTTGAATGTCTGGGCGAGCGAAGAGAAGAAGGAAGGGGAAGCCCCCAAGACCGAGTTCTACAATCTGACCCCGGCGCTGGTCGGCAACTACGGCAGTGGTCCCAAGCTCAAGTACTACAAGGCCGACATCGCCCTGATGATGACCGGCAAGGAAGCCAAGGAGAAAGTGGAATTCCACGAGCCGCTGATCCGCAATCAGCTGGTGATGCTGTTCGCCCAGCAGACCGACGAGTCCATGGCTGGTGTGGAGGCGCGCGAGAAATTGCGCCAGGAAGCGCTCAAGCAGGTCCAGCAGGTGCTTACTCAGGAAGAAGGCAAGCCCCTGGTGGAGGACCTGCTGTTCAACAACCTGATCGTCCAGCCCTGA
- a CDS encoding cell division protein ZapA, which produces MSTETVTVQILEKEYRISCPADERANLESTARYLDGKMREIRASGKVIGADRVAVMAALNITHELLHRQDDVSLEVSSTRERVRDLLDRVDRALITEHDTTA; this is translated from the coding sequence ATGAGCACCGAGACCGTGACCGTCCAGATTCTGGAAAAGGAATATCGCATCAGTTGCCCCGCCGACGAGCGTGCCAACCTGGAGAGCACCGCCCGTTACCTCGATGGCAAGATGCGCGAGATCCGCGCCAGCGGTAAGGTCATCGGCGCCGACCGCGTGGCCGTGATGGCCGCCCTCAACATCACCCACGAACTGCTGCACCGCCAGGACGATGTCAGCCTGGAAGTCAGCAGCACCCGTGAGCGGGTACGCGACCTGCTGGACCGGGTCGACCGCGCCCTGATCACCGAACACGACACCACCGCCTGA
- a CDS encoding TIGR02449 family protein, with product MRESRDTPLDADLDALGDRVERLLLRLEELQQQNRQLRHSERNWRQERAELIEKNELARSKVEAMILRLKALEQDS from the coding sequence ATGCGCGAGTCTCGCGACACGCCTCTCGACGCCGATCTGGACGCCCTCGGTGACCGTGTGGAGCGGCTGCTCCTGCGTCTCGAGGAACTCCAGCAGCAGAATCGACAACTGCGCCATAGCGAGCGCAACTGGCGCCAGGAACGCGCCGAGTTGATCGAGAAGAACGAATTGGCCAGATCGAAGGTCGAAGCGATGATTTTACGCCTGAAAGCCTTGGAGCAGGACTCATGA
- a CDS encoding YeeE/YedE family protein has protein sequence MGLILAPVLARLVDALPAAPIQAGWPLLVVSGALVGVGTGMANGCTSGHGVCGLARGSRRSLAATLTFMATGMLTVFLVRHLGN, from the coding sequence TTGGGCCTGATCCTGGCGCCGGTGCTGGCGCGATTGGTCGATGCCTTGCCGGCCGCGCCCATCCAGGCCGGTTGGCCGCTGCTGGTGGTAAGCGGCGCGCTGGTCGGCGTGGGGACGGGCATGGCCAATGGCTGCACCAGCGGACATGGGGTCTGCGGCCTGGCGCGGGGCTCCCGACGCTCCCTGGCCGCTACCCTGACCTTCATGGCGACCGGCATGCTTACGGTGTTCCTGGTCCGTCACCTGGGGAACTGA
- a CDS encoding UPF0149 family protein: MSSSASAYAAFATLLAEAALPVSPAELHGHLLGRVCGGAGFDENDWLAAASELLGGAPNERLQAALSGLLGMVQQEFAGQQVALVLLLPSDETPLAERTAALGQWCQGFLGGFGLSGRTGEVSGEAREVLEDLAAIAQIQEPAEEGEEGENDFMEVTEYLRVAPLLLYGEYGRGPIPEPAPVVH; this comes from the coding sequence ATGTCCAGCTCAGCATCCGCCTACGCCGCCTTCGCCACCCTGCTCGCCGAGGCCGCCCTGCCGGTCTCGCCCGCCGAACTCCACGGTCACCTGCTCGGACGGGTGTGCGGCGGTGCGGGCTTCGACGAGAACGACTGGCTGGCTGCGGCCAGTGAACTGCTCGGGGGCGCCCCGAACGAGCGCCTGCAGGCGGCGCTGTCGGGTCTGCTCGGCATGGTGCAGCAGGAATTCGCTGGCCAGCAGGTGGCGCTGGTGCTGCTGCTGCCATCGGACGAGACGCCGCTGGCCGAGCGTACCGCCGCCCTGGGCCAGTGGTGCCAGGGATTCCTTGGCGGCTTCGGCCTGTCGGGGCGTACTGGTGAGGTCTCCGGGGAGGCCCGCGAGGTACTCGAGGATCTGGCCGCCATCGCCCAGATCCAGGAGCCGGCCGAGGAAGGCGAAGAGGGCGAGAACGACTTCATGGAGGTGACCGAGTACCTGCGTGTGGCGCCCTTGCTGCTCTACGGCGAGTACGGTCGCGGCCCCATTCCCGAACCGGCTCCCGTGGTGCACTGA
- a CDS encoding 5-formyltetrahydrofolate cyclo-ligase yields MTTPPSPDLSRPALRKLLRQRRRALTPIQQRQAARQLYRQLAQHPLFRRARHIAFYLPSDGEIDPRPLFEEAQRRGKATYLPVLSRWPRTAMIFQRVGRGESWVRNRFGIAEPRPDRRLGRPTWALDLILMPLVGFDPQGGRLGMGKGFYDRNLAYLARRQHWRSPRLIGCAHECQKVERLALAAWDVPMAAVVSDGGWYGQPD; encoded by the coding sequence ATGACCACCCCTCCCTCCCCCGACCTCAGTCGTCCCGCACTGCGCAAACTGTTGCGTCAGCGCCGCCGTGCCCTTACTCCCATCCAGCAACGCCAGGCCGCTCGCCAGCTCTATCGGCAACTCGCGCAGCATCCATTGTTTCGACGCGCCCGCCATATCGCCTTCTATCTCCCCAGCGATGGCGAGATCGATCCGCGCCCGCTGTTCGAAGAAGCCCAGCGCCGCGGCAAGGCCACCTATCTACCGGTGCTCTCCCGCTGGCCGCGCACGGCGATGATCTTTCAGCGGGTCGGCCGTGGCGAATCCTGGGTACGCAATCGCTTCGGCATCGCCGAGCCGCGCCCGGATCGACGGCTGGGTCGACCGACCTGGGCGCTGGATCTCATCCTGATGCCGCTGGTGGGCTTCGATCCCCAAGGCGGGCGCCTGGGCATGGGCAAGGGCTTCTATGACCGCAACCTGGCCTATTTGGCGCGCAGGCAGCACTGGCGCAGCCCGCGCTTGATCGGTTGCGCCCATGAATGTCAGAAGGTGGAGCGGTTGGCACTGGCGGCCTGGGACGTACCCATGGCGGCCGTAGTCAGCGATGGCGGCTGGTACGGCCAGCCGGATTGA
- a CDS encoding 2-octaprenyl-3-methyl-6-methoxy-1,4-benzoquinol hydroxylase produces MLTHADLVIVGAGMVGSALALALADSGLSVVLLDRGPLKPGAVESDLPFEPRVSALSLASQRILQRLGAWDGILARRVSPYQAMHVWDGSGTGAVHFEAASVHAEVLGHIVENRVVQDALLERLAEANVLLLPEARLELLRRSGDQWLVQLAGDRQIRAPLVVAADGATSAVRRLAGLETREWDYLHHAIVTSVRCAESHQRTAWQRFTDDGPLAFLPLDRGGDTRWCSIVWSCTPKQAERLMALDDAAFCQALGEAFEHRLGKVECSDTRLCIPLRQRHAKRYVEPGLALIGDAAHVIHPLAGQGVNLGFLDAAVLAEELRHAQARGESIAEQRVLERYERRRMPHNLAMMAAMEGFQRLFQDDRLPLRWLRNAALKQVDRHFEAKALFVRRALGLSGDVPELARVVA; encoded by the coding sequence ATGCTGACCCATGCGGATCTGGTGATCGTCGGTGCCGGCATGGTCGGCAGCGCCCTGGCCCTGGCCCTGGCCGACAGCGGCCTGTCGGTGGTGCTGCTCGACCGCGGCCCGCTCAAGCCCGGAGCGGTCGAAAGCGATTTGCCCTTCGAACCCCGGGTCAGTGCCCTGTCGCTGGCCAGCCAGCGCATCCTGCAGCGCCTCGGTGCCTGGGATGGCATCCTGGCGCGCCGCGTAAGCCCCTACCAGGCCATGCACGTCTGGGACGGCTCTGGCACCGGTGCGGTGCATTTCGAGGCGGCCAGCGTGCACGCCGAGGTGCTCGGCCACATCGTCGAGAATCGTGTGGTGCAGGACGCCCTGCTCGAACGCCTGGCCGAAGCCAACGTTCTGCTCCTGCCCGAGGCGCGCCTGGAATTGCTGCGCCGCTCGGGCGACCAGTGGCTGGTGCAACTGGCCGGCGACCGCCAGATCCGCGCGCCGCTGGTGGTGGCTGCCGATGGCGCCACCTCCGCCGTGCGCCGCCTGGCCGGGCTGGAAACCCGCGAATGGGACTATCTGCACCATGCCATCGTTACCAGCGTGCGCTGCGCCGAGTCGCACCAGCGCACCGCCTGGCAGAGATTCACCGATGATGGCCCCCTGGCCTTCCTGCCGCTGGATCGCGGTGGCGATACCCGCTGGTGCTCCATCGTCTGGTCCTGCACGCCCAAGCAGGCCGAGCGGCTGATGGCCCTGGACGACGCGGCCTTCTGCCAGGCTCTGGGCGAGGCCTTCGAGCATCGCCTGGGCAAGGTGGAATGCAGCGATACGCGGCTGTGCATTCCGCTGCGCCAGCGTCACGCCAAGCGTTATGTGGAACCGGGCCTGGCGCTGATCGGCGATGCCGCTCACGTCATCCATCCACTCGCCGGCCAGGGCGTCAACCTGGGCTTTCTCGACGCCGCGGTGCTGGCCGAGGAATTGCGCCATGCCCAGGCGCGTGGCGAATCCATCGCCGAACAACGAGTGCTGGAGCGCTACGAGCGTCGGCGCATGCCGCACAACCTGGCGATGATGGCGGCGATGGAAGGCTTCCAGCGCCTGTTCCAGGACGACCGCCTGCCGCTGCGCTGGCTGCGCAACGCCGCCCTCAAGCAGGTGGATCGCCATTTCGAAGCCAAGGCGCTGTTCGTCCGTCGCGCGCTGGGCCTCTCCGGCGATGTGCCGGAGTTGGCGCGGGTGGTGGCCTGA
- the ubiH gene encoding 2-octaprenyl-6-methoxyphenyl hydroxylase — protein sequence MQRPDIAIIGGGLVGASLALALQAGAKARGWRILLVEPFAPGDTYQPSYDARSSALSYGSRLIYQRLGVWDALAEHAEAIREIQVSDQGRFGVTQLLARDENLPALGYVVENAWIGQVLWQALDREVVDWRCPAEVRRLTAIPDGYRLELDDGATLECGLAVLADGGRSALREALGIEVRRTVYEQTALIANVSTNLGHGGRAFERFTPHGPLALLPLPGQRSALVWTQPDSEALRLQQAPEAVFLAELQRAVGYRLGSFTQVGTRHAYPLTLLEASEQVRPHLVVLGNAAHSLHPIAGQGFNLSLRDVDSLAECLLDSATAPGDFAVLQDYLRRQRLDQQLTIGFSDRITRLFSNSRPWLSAGRNLGLVGLELCPPAKSAFARQAMGLGTRP from the coding sequence ATGCAACGTCCTGATATCGCCATCATCGGCGGCGGCCTGGTCGGCGCCAGCCTGGCCCTGGCCCTGCAGGCCGGCGCCAAGGCGCGCGGTTGGCGCATCCTGCTGGTGGAGCCCTTCGCCCCCGGCGATACCTACCAGCCGAGCTACGACGCCCGCTCCTCGGCTCTGTCCTATGGCTCGCGGCTGATCTACCAGCGCCTCGGTGTCTGGGACGCCCTGGCCGAGCATGCCGAGGCGATCCGCGAGATCCAGGTGTCGGACCAGGGGCGCTTCGGCGTGACCCAGTTGCTCGCCCGCGACGAGAACCTGCCAGCGCTGGGCTACGTGGTGGAAAACGCCTGGATCGGCCAGGTGCTCTGGCAGGCGCTGGATCGCGAGGTGGTGGACTGGCGCTGCCCGGCCGAGGTGCGCCGACTCACCGCCATCCCCGACGGCTATCGCCTGGAACTGGACGACGGCGCGACCCTGGAGTGTGGGCTGGCGGTGCTGGCCGATGGCGGACGCTCGGCGCTGCGCGAAGCCCTTGGTATCGAGGTGCGGCGGACGGTGTACGAGCAGACTGCGTTGATCGCTAACGTCTCCACCAATCTCGGTCATGGTGGGCGTGCCTTCGAGCGCTTCACGCCCCATGGCCCCCTGGCGCTGCTGCCCTTGCCGGGCCAGCGTAGCGCCCTGGTCTGGACCCAGCCGGACAGCGAGGCCCTGCGGCTGCAGCAGGCGCCGGAGGCGGTCTTCCTCGCCGAACTGCAACGCGCCGTGGGCTATCGCCTGGGCAGCTTCACCCAGGTCGGTACCCGGCATGCCTATCCGCTGACGCTCTTGGAAGCCAGTGAGCAGGTGCGGCCACACCTGGTGGTGCTGGGCAATGCCGCTCACAGCCTGCATCCCATCGCCGGCCAGGGCTTCAATCTGTCGCTGCGCGACGTCGACAGCCTGGCCGAGTGCCTGTTGGATAGCGCCACGGCGCCCGGCGACTTCGCCGTCCTGCAGGACTATTTGCGGCGCCAGCGCCTGGACCAGCAACTGACCATCGGCTTTTCCGATCGTATCACCCGGCTGTTTTCCAACAGCCGGCCCTGGCTGAGTGCCGGACGCAACCTGGGCCTGGTCGGCCTGGAGCTGTGCCCGCCGGCCAAGAGTGCCTTCGCCCGCCAGGCCATGGGCCTGGGCACCCGTCCCTGA
- a CDS encoding ArsR/SmtB family transcription factor, protein MDIQQMRAAATEAAGVLRSLSHPDRLLLLCQLSQGERAVSELEELLGIGQPNLSQQLGVLRAEGLVNTRREGKRIFYSVQDPRALHLLSTLYLLYCPR, encoded by the coding sequence ATGGATATCCAGCAGATGCGCGCCGCCGCCACCGAAGCCGCCGGCGTGCTGCGCTCCCTCAGCCATCCGGATCGCCTGCTGCTGCTGTGCCAGCTGAGCCAAGGCGAGCGTGCCGTCAGCGAACTCGAAGAGCTGCTTGGCATCGGCCAACCCAACCTCTCTCAACAACTGGGAGTGCTGCGCGCCGAAGGACTGGTCAACACCCGCCGCGAAGGCAAGCGCATCTTCTACTCGGTCCAGGACCCCCGGGCGTTGCACCTGCTCAGCACCCTCTACCTGCTCTATTGTCCACGCTGA
- the nudE gene encoding ADP compounds hydrolase NudE has product MRQKPTVLARQIVAKSRLFTVEEMQLRFANGEERTYERLANKGTGHGAVMVVALQDATRALLIEEYCGGVEDYELSLPKGLVEPGEEILDAANRELKEEAGFGAHKLEYLTALSLSPGYMSQRIHVVLARDLYPERLPGDEPEPIEVSSVDLRELSQLVQNPRFSEGRALAALYLVRDLLTQRGELPA; this is encoded by the coding sequence ATGCGCCAGAAACCCACTGTCCTCGCCCGGCAGATCGTGGCCAAGAGCCGTCTGTTCACCGTCGAGGAGATGCAGCTGCGCTTCGCCAACGGCGAGGAGCGCACCTACGAGCGTCTGGCCAACAAGGGCACCGGCCATGGCGCGGTAATGGTGGTGGCCCTGCAGGACGCCACCCGCGCCCTGCTCATCGAAGAATACTGCGGCGGCGTGGAAGACTACGAGCTGTCGCTGCCCAAGGGCCTGGTGGAGCCGGGCGAAGAGATCCTCGACGCCGCCAATCGCGAACTCAAGGAAGAAGCCGGCTTCGGTGCCCATAAGCTGGAATACCTCACCGCCTTGTCGCTGAGCCCCGGCTACATGAGCCAGCGCATCCATGTGGTGCTGGCGCGCGACCTCTATCCCGAGCGCCTGCCGGGGGACGAACCCGAACCCATCGAGGTCAGCAGCGTCGACCTGCGCGAGCTCTCGCAACTGGTGCAGAATCCACGCTTCTCCGAAGGCCGCGCCCTGGCCGCCCTCTATCTGGTGCGCGACCTGCTCACCCAACGCGGAGAACTGCCGGCATGA